The DNA region GTATATGACGATGTAGAACTCGATTTAGGAAAAATGAGAATAAGGCCAAAAGGATCTGCTGGAGGTCATAATGGCGTTAAATCTATAATAGGGGCTTTAAATTCAGATGATTTTGCAAGAATAAGAATTGGTGTCAATAAAAAACCACCATATATGGATTTAGCAGATTATGTACTTTCTGAATTTTCTAAAAATGAATTAGAAAATATTTATAAAATAATAGATCCCGCTTGTGAAGCCCTGGAAGAGCTTTTAAATGAAGATGTTCAAAATGTTATGAATAAATTTAATGGTAAAAATTTTTTGGACGCTTGATATTTTATTGTTGAATTTATGTTATAATTATTACATATAAGATTAACAATTAAGCGGGAGTTAAAATTATGAGATTTAAAAATATTTTTAATAAAACAGCAAGAAATATGACATTACAGAATATCTTTCTTGTTGTTACTATAATATTGTTATGGTTTATATTGATATTTTTTACTGGTAGCAAGGTTAGAAATATTTCTAAAAATAATATTAATTCATTTGATTATGTTATTGATGTTTATAAAAGTAATTTTGATTATTTATTTAAAAATGATATTGGACAACTTCCAGATATTTTTAATGATATTTATATTTTAAATGATGGAGAAGAAAATAAAAATTTTGTTTTTAATAGAAGTATTTTTGAAACTCTGAATAAAGAAGATTCTTTATTTTTACATGAAGATAAATTATTTTTGTATTTCAATTATACTGATAAAACAGTTGTAGCAGAATTGAACAAGGATAATCTTATTTTTGAAAATAGTCATTTTTTTTACATTTTGAATGAAAATAATGATATTATTATTGGAAATAATATGGATCATGAAGTTAAAATTGGGAGAAATAACTTAAATTTTCAGAAATTTAAATTTTATTTTAATGAAATAAAAAAAATAAATAATTTGTTTTTTGTAACATCTATAGATATTTCTTTAGAGTCATATATAATTATTTTTTATACAATATTATCTTTTGGATTATTATTTTGGAATATAAGAACTAAATATAGATCTTTGAAACTTCTTGGGGATTTTGAGACAGAGTTTTCTCAAATAATAAGTAGTATAGAACTTCTTTTAAAAGAATTAAGAAATTTTGATAATCAAAGTATTTCAATAATACCTGAAGTGAAATTCGATGGTATTCTTGATAATATTAAGAATAAAGAATTTAAATTCGAAGGATTGAAAGAATTAAAAGAAGTAGAGGAAATAACCTTAAAAGAATTTATAGAATTACTTGAAAATTTAAGTGCATCTTATGAAGAGATAACATCTTCAAATGATGAACTTGAAAGTCTTTATAGAGAACTTGAAAAGACATATAATAAACTTGAAGATACGTATATTAATTTTTCTAAAAAATTGTCTAAAATAGCTGAAAAATATGATGATATAACTGGTAAACATATTGAAAGAGTTGCAGAATACTCTGTTTTTATAAGTCAACAATTGAATATGAATACTTCTTTTACCGATAAAATTCATTATTTTGCCCCTTTACATGATATAGGGAAACTCCTGATAGATAAAAAAATTTTGAATAAAGAAGGAAGATTGACAAAAGAAGAGTTTGAAGAAATGAAGAAACATACTCTTTATGCAGCTGAAATTCTTGGTGATGATGAAGAGTTTGAATTTGCAAAAAATATAGCTTTGTACCATCATGAAAAGTATAATGGCAAAGGTTATCCTTTTAATAAATCTGGAGAAGAAATACCTTTAGAAGCAAGAATTATATCTT from Oceanotoga teriensis includes:
- the pth gene encoding aminoacyl-tRNA hydrolase, with translation MKKIIIGLGNPGPRYVFTRHNVGFLTVDRFVELNKRYIDYKKISAKTFEGFETNEYVIVKPITYMNLSGQSLFELKKKYGEIEAQNIIVVYDDVELDLGKMRIRPKGSAGGHNGVKSIIGALNSDDFARIRIGVNKKPPYMDLADYVLSEFSKNELENIYKIIDPACEALEELLNEDVQNVMNKFNGKNFLDA
- a CDS encoding HD-GYP domain-containing protein, coding for MRFKNIFNKTARNMTLQNIFLVVTIILLWFILIFFTGSKVRNISKNNINSFDYVIDVYKSNFDYLFKNDIGQLPDIFNDIYILNDGEENKNFVFNRSIFETLNKEDSLFLHEDKLFLYFNYTDKTVVAELNKDNLIFENSHFFYILNENNDIIIGNNMDHEVKIGRNNLNFQKFKFYFNEIKKINNLFFVTSIDISLESYIIIFYTILSFGLLFWNIRTKYRSLKLLGDFETEFSQIISSIELLLKELRNFDNQSISIIPEVKFDGILDNIKNKEFKFEGLKELKEVEEITLKEFIELLENLSASYEEITSSNDELESLYRELEKTYNKLEDTYINFSKKLSKIAEKYDDITGKHIERVAEYSVFISQQLNMNTSFTDKIHYFAPLHDIGKLLIDKKILNKEGRLTKEEFEEMKKHTLYAAEILGDDEEFEFAKNIALYHHEKYNGKGYPFNKSGEEIPLEARIISLADVYDSLRSPRSYKPSFSHEKAYDIIVNGDWKTSPDDFDPKIMKIFKENHEKFNEIYESYKEDI